The genomic region TCTATCTCGAGGCCTTCGAAGAGGCGGGATTCAGCGTGCTGGAGACCGATTGCCGGCCGATCGAGGCCCGGGTCGACGAGTGGTTCGAGTTTCTCGCCGTCTACCACGAGGGCGTCCTCGGCTGGGCCGGCGGCGCCGAGAAGATCACCGGTCACAGGCCCTCCCCCGCCACCATCGCCTTGCGCAAGCGCTTGATGCGCCAGGCCATGGAGCGGGTCTTCGACGGCCACGAGTCCTTCCACGCTGCCTGGACCTACTGGATTGCCCAACCCCGCGCCTGAATCGTCGTCACCACAGCGACACCAGGCACCTAGGAAAGAGAGCCCTGCTCTCGCGGGCCGGCGATTCGCTCGATCGCTGCCGCTTCCGAAGACCTAGACCACCCACGACATCGCGACGACAACCCAGGAATCACCACCGTGAGCTCTTCCCAAGTCAGCTGGCGCCGTACCGTGCTGGTGCCGTCGCTCTTCCTGATGATCTCGATGCTCAACCTCACCCTGGTGGTGGCGGGGTTGAAGGAGCTGATCGTCGACGAGCTCGGCGGCACGACCCGCGACGCCTCGCTGTTTTTTTCCATCGAGATGATCGCCTACGTCATCTTCGCCCCGCTGTGGGGGGTGCTCAGCGACCGCCTCGGCCGACGGGCTCCCCTCGCCGCCATCGGATTCCTGGCGACGGCTCCCCTCTACGCCCTCTACGGCTGGGTCGACACCATCCCGACGCTGCTGGTCCTGCGCTTCATCCAGGGCGCCACCGCCGTCCTCGGCTGGTCGACCCTGATGGCGATGGTGCTCGACCAACCGGACCGCAAGAAGCGCGGCCGCTACATGGGCCTGATGGGCGGCGCCCTCACCCTCGGCGTTTCCCTCGGAGCTCCCCTCGGCGGTTACATCACCCGCGCCTACGGCCCCCGAGCCCCGCTCGAGGCCGGCGCCGTCCTCTTCCTGCTCATCGGGCTCGGAACGCTGTTCTTCCTGCGCGATCGCTACACGGTGCGGCGCCAGGTCGGCCTGGGCGAGATCGGCACCACCCTCAAGCGACAGCCGCGGCTGCTCCTGCCCTACCTGTTCTACTTCGTCGACCGCCTGACGGTGGGCTTCTTCGTGGTTCTCTTTCCCCTCTACCTGGGCAGTCTGGGAGTCGAAGACCCAGCGGTGAGGGGGCGTTACCTGGCCTACTTCCTGCTGCCCTTTTCCCTGCTGCAGTACTTCTCCGGCCGGCTGTCGGAAAAGACCGGCCCGTACCCACCGCTCCTCATCGGCTCCTTCCTCTACGGCATCGCCCTCTGCACTGTGGGCATCACCGGCCTGCACAACCTGTGGTTCGTGATGGTCCTCCTCGGCGTTCTGGCGTCGGTGATGTTCCCGCCGCTGATCACCCTCACCGCCCAGCTCAGCGACGAGCGCACCCGCGGCAGCGCCATGGGCGGCTTCAATCTCGCCGGCTCCCTCGGTTTCGCCGCCGGCCCCCTGATCGGCGCCTGGGCCTTCGAGGTCCAAGGCTACGGCTTCGCCTTCGTGGTCAGCGGCGCCGGCGAGATTCTGGCGGTGCTGGCGGGCCTGCTGGTGCTCTGGCGGCTGGGGTTCTCGACCCTCGAGACCGCCGAACGGTAACCCCGGCGAGAGAATTCCGTATTCGAAGGTGAATCCCTCTGTCCCTTGGAGAATCACCGTGAGAACCATCCTCTTCGGAATCGCCCTATCCGTCGCGACCGGTTCCGCCTTCGCCGCCTGCGACGAGCTGCAGCAAGCGCCCGAGCGCGTTCGGCAAGAGCGGATCACCGGCAGCCTGGCCAAGGCCGAGGCGATGGCTCGCGAGGCTCTCGCCTGTTCCGAGGTGTCACCGGGCGTGGCCCTCGAGCTGAACATCGAGCTCGCTCGCACCCTACGGCGAGCCGCCCTGCATCGCAACGACCGATCGGCGAAGGACGCCTTGGCAGTTCTCGAGGCGGCTGCAAGCCTGGTTGCCGAAGACGATCGCCGCGGCCGCGCCACCCTCGATCTCGCCCTCTCCGACTACCACTCCGGCGCCGAGCTGGCGCAGCGCGAGTTTCCTCAGGCCAGCCGCCTCGCCGAACGGGCCCGCACCGCCTTCGCCGAGCTCGGCGATGCCGTCGGTCTAACCGATGCGACCCACCGGCTCGGCATGATCGCCTTCCAGCGGCGGGAGCTCGACAAGGCCAGAACGCTGATCGAGGAGTCGCTGACGGTGTCGAAGCGAGGCCCGGAGCGGCCGCTGTTCCTCGGCGACTACCACCGTCACCTCGGCTTCGTGCTCTACGTCTCGGAAGACCTCGAGGGCGCGCTTCCCCATTTTCAGAAGTCTCTCGAGTATCGGCTGAAGGCCAACAGCCGGGACGCCAGCATGTTCGCCTACAACATGCTCGGCCGAGCCCTGATCGCAGCGGATCGTCCCGCCGAGGCCCGCGAGCCCCTCGAGCAGGCTCTGGAGATCGCGCGGCAGCTACCCTCGCCCGCCGGCGAGCTTCGCGTCACCCTCAACCTCGGTCGGCTGCACGAAGCCCTGCAGGATCGGTCCTCGGCCCTGGCGGCCTTCACCAAGGCCCGCGACCTGGCCCAGCGCCTGGAGTCCGAGAGCTACGCCAAGACGGCCACCGAGGCCATCGACCGACTGACCGCCGAAGACCGCGACTGACGCTCCGGCCCGGTGCGACGCTCCGCCCGGCTGGCGGGATCTCTCCTCCGGCTGCGTAGAATCCTCTACGTATGCCACCCACCGACTCGGAACGCTGGACCCTGCTCGATCGCCTGCTGAGTGAGGCCCTCGCGCGCCCGCCGGCAGAGCGCCCGGCCTTTCTCGCCGAGCACTGCGGTGACGACGACGCCCTGCGGGCCAAGCTCGAGGAGATGCTGAGCCTGGCCACCGCCGAGGAGCCGCGACTCTCTCCCGGCGGCGCCCTCACTGGCGCCCTCTGGCGCAGCCTGGCGGACGGCGACGACGACCGAATGGCCGGCCCCCTCGCCGTCGGCGACGAGCTCGGCCCCTACCGCGTCGTCGAAGAGCTCGGCCGCGGCGGCATGGCAGTGGTCTACCTCGCCGAGCGAGCCGATGGACTGTTCGACCGCCAGGTGGCGGTAAAAGTGATTCGGGCGGGCATCGAGAGCGACGCGGTGCTGCGCCGCTTTCACCGCGAGCGCCGCATCCTCGCCGCTCTGGACCATCCCAACATCGCCCAGCTCCTCGACGGCGGGGTGACCCCGGACGGACGGCCGTACCTGGTGATGGAGGCGATCGCGGGCCAGCCCATCGATCGCTACTGTGAGACCCGAGATCTGCCCCTCGGACAGCGCATCGAGCTCTTTCTCGAGGTCGCCGGCGCGGTTTCCTGGGCGCATCGCAACCTGGTGGTACATCGCGACCTCAAGCCCTCGAACATCCTGGTCGCCGACGGCGGACAGGCCAAGCTTCTCGACTTCGGTATCGCCAAGCTGCTGCAGCCGGAGCTGGGCCCGGGAGACGATTTCACCCGCACCGCGGCGGTCTTGATGACCCCCCTCTACGCCAGCCCCGAGCAGCTCGAGGGACTGCCGGTGACCACCGCCACGGACGTCTATCAACTCGGCATTCTGCTCTTCCTGCTGCTCACCGGCGGCCATCCCTTCGCCGGTCAGGGCAACCAGCGACGCACCACCACTCGACCGAGCGCCGCGGTGATGCACCCCGGCCCGGCACAATCGGCCCGCCTTCGCCGGCGCCTCAAGGGCGACCTCGACAACATCGTCCTCAAGGCGCTGCGCCACGAGCCGGAGCGCCGCTACCCGTCCGTCGATGCTCTGATCGCCGATCTCGAGAGCTACCTCGGCGGCCGGCCGGTGTCGGCACGGCCGGACAGCGTCGCCTATCGCACCGGCAAGTTCCTCCGGCGACATGCTGCGGCCGCCATCACCGCCGCCGCCGGCCTGCTGCTGCTCGTCGGGCTCAGCTTCTTCTACACCCTGCGGCTCGCCGACGAGCGCGATCGGGCGCGCCGTGAAGCCGAACGAGCGCAGCAGACGGCGAAGTTCCTGACCGATCTCTTCAAGGCCTCCGATCCGGCCGCCGGCATCGCTTCGCCTTCCGGCAGTCGCGAGATCCCGGACGCCCGCCAGCTTCTCGACCAGGGGTCCCGCCGCCTGGGCCGCGAGCTCCGCGACCAGCCCGAGCTGCGCGCCGACATGCACCAGCTCATGGGCGACATCTATCGCCGCCTCGGCCTTTACCCGGAAGCCCTCGCCAACGCTCGGCAAGCGCTCGAGCTACGCGCGACGGGCGATCCCGCAGCCGTCGCAGGTGGCCACCGCTTGATCGGCCAGATCCAGACCGAGCTCAGCGAGCTCGAGGCGGCGCGCCACCACCTGACGGCGGCCCTGAAGCACTTCGAAGACTCCGAGCCCCCGGACGAGCTCGAGGTCGCCCGCACCCTCAACGCTCTCGGTCATACGCATTTCGTCGAGCGCACCTGGACTCAGGCTGCCGCCTGGCACCGTCGGGCCCAGGAGCTGCTCGATGGCCTGATCGCGCGCGGACGGCTCGCCCCGGACCATCCGGATCTGGCGGATACCCTGCGGCGCCACGCCGCCAGCCTCGCCAAGCAAGGCGAGCACCAAGCCGCTCGGCCGCTCTACCGCCGAGCCTTCGAGAGCCTGGTCAAGCACCACGGCGAGTATCATCCGGCAACCCTGCGAGCCTTGATGAGCGTCGCCCATTCGCAACGCCGCACCGGCGACAGGCCCCAGGCTCGCAAAACCTACGACCGGGTCTTCGAGTTGATCGCCGCGATTTACGGCGAGGACGATCATCCGGACCGGGCCGAGGCCTTGGCCCAGCTCGGCAACCTGCACCGCGACCTCGGCGAGGCGACGATGGCGGTGGAAAAGCTGACGGAATCCCTCGCCATGCGGCAGCGCATCTTCGGCAACGATCATCCATCGGCCGCCGCGGCGCACAACGACCTCGCCTTGGCCCTCCGCCGCCTGCCGGGCGACGATCCCGACCACCTGGCGCAGGCGGCCCATCACTATCAACGCTGCCTCGAGATCCTGCAGGCCACCCACGGCCGCCACCATGCCGGTCTGATGGCGCCACTGCGCGGCCTGGCGCACCTGCGCCAGGCATCGGGCGATCTCGCCGGCGCTCAACAGCTCTTCGAGCGCGCCCTCGAGGTCACCGTCGCGACCTACGGCCCCGAGCACCGCTTCAACGTCCAGACCCTGCTGCGCTTGGCCTACCTCGACATCGAATCGGAGCAACCGGCCAGCGGCGAGCAGCGGCTCCGCCGCGCCCTCGACCTGGCCACCGCCTCGTCGGAGACGCACCCGACCCTGGAGGCCGCCGTCGAGTTCAATCTCGGTCTATCGCTCGCCGCTCAACAGCGCTGGCCAGAGGCCGAGGAGTGGTTGCTGAAGGCGCTCGCCGCCATCGCCGAGGACGAGCAGCACGAGGCCCTCGAGGAGATCATCGCCTTCTACTCGGATTGGGGTCGGCCCGAGCGTGCCGCCACCTACCGCGACCGGCTGGCGGCGCTCCCGAGGGACTGAGTCGCGCTCCAGGCGGTCAGGTCGCCGCTCTCGAAGCCATCGAGGAAGAGGCTGAGAGAACCATCGCGGCGCGTCCACCAGACGTTTCCCGGCCCCTGCCAACCGCTGCCCTCGCCCCAGACGACGTGCTCGCGACCGGCGGCGTCGACCTCGATCTCCAGGTAGTCGCCGTAGGGAAAGGCGTAGCCCCGGGGATCCTTGTACGGGGCGCCATCGCCGCGGTCCGAAAGGCGAACCGCGGGCCCCCAGGTTCGGCCGCCATCCCGCGAGCGGCGCAGGCGCGTGTTCCAGAAGCCGGTGCCGGCGGCGGCGTCCTGCCAGACGAGGCGAAAGTCCCCCGGCGTCGGCCCCGCCGCCAAGGCCGGGAAGGTGGCGTGAGCGAAGGACTCCCCGGAGGTCGGTCCCACCTCGACCGGTGCCGACCATCCAGTCCCGCTCCGCCAGCGCACGAAAAGGCGTAGCGGCCCGCCGGCCTGGCGCACCGCCGAATAGGCGACCACCACCCGGCCCGCGCCATCGACGGCCACTGCCGCCGTCGGCCCGAGAAAGCCGAAGGGGCAGCCGGGATCCCAATCGCAGGGCGGTAGCTGCAGCGAGCTGTCGACGACCGCCGATTGCCAGGAGTCGCCACCATCCCGCGAGCTGATCAGCCGAATGTGGGAAGGACCGAGATAGTCCTGGCTGAAGTCGACGGCGGCGAACCAGATGGCGCCGTCGGGCCCCACGGCCCCGCCGTTGTGGAACCAGT from Acidobacteriota bacterium harbors:
- a CDS encoding MFS transporter; amino-acid sequence: MSSSQVSWRRTVLVPSLFLMISMLNLTLVVAGLKELIVDELGGTTRDASLFFSIEMIAYVIFAPLWGVLSDRLGRRAPLAAIGFLATAPLYALYGWVDTIPTLLVLRFIQGATAVLGWSTLMAMVLDQPDRKKRGRYMGLMGGALTLGVSLGAPLGGYITRAYGPRAPLEAGAVLFLLIGLGTLFFLRDRYTVRRQVGLGEIGTTLKRQPRLLLPYLFYFVDRLTVGFFVVLFPLYLGSLGVEDPAVRGRYLAYFLLPFSLLQYFSGRLSEKTGPYPPLLIGSFLYGIALCTVGITGLHNLWFVMVLLGVLASVMFPPLITLTAQLSDERTRGSAMGGFNLAGSLGFAAGPLIGAWAFEVQGYGFAFVVSGAGEILAVLAGLLVLWRLGFSTLETAER
- a CDS encoding tetratricopeptide repeat protein translates to MRTILFGIALSVATGSAFAACDELQQAPERVRQERITGSLAKAEAMAREALACSEVSPGVALELNIELARTLRRAALHRNDRSAKDALAVLEAAASLVAEDDRRGRATLDLALSDYHSGAELAQREFPQASRLAERARTAFAELGDAVGLTDATHRLGMIAFQRRELDKARTLIEESLTVSKRGPERPLFLGDYHRHLGFVLYVSEDLEGALPHFQKSLEYRLKANSRDASMFAYNMLGRALIAADRPAEAREPLEQALEIARQLPSPAGELRVTLNLGRLHEALQDRSSALAAFTKARDLAQRLESESYAKTATEAIDRLTAEDRD
- a CDS encoding serine/threonine-protein kinase is translated as MPPTDSERWTLLDRLLSEALARPPAERPAFLAEHCGDDDALRAKLEEMLSLATAEEPRLSPGGALTGALWRSLADGDDDRMAGPLAVGDELGPYRVVEELGRGGMAVVYLAERADGLFDRQVAVKVIRAGIESDAVLRRFHRERRILAALDHPNIAQLLDGGVTPDGRPYLVMEAIAGQPIDRYCETRDLPLGQRIELFLEVAGAVSWAHRNLVVHRDLKPSNILVADGGQAKLLDFGIAKLLQPELGPGDDFTRTAAVLMTPLYASPEQLEGLPVTTATDVYQLGILLFLLLTGGHPFAGQGNQRRTTTRPSAAVMHPGPAQSARLRRRLKGDLDNIVLKALRHEPERRYPSVDALIADLESYLGGRPVSARPDSVAYRTGKFLRRHAAAAITAAAGLLLLVGLSFFYTLRLADERDRARREAERAQQTAKFLTDLFKASDPAAGIASPSGSREIPDARQLLDQGSRRLGRELRDQPELRADMHQLMGDIYRRLGLYPEALANARQALELRATGDPAAVAGGHRLIGQIQTELSELEAARHHLTAALKHFEDSEPPDELEVARTLNALGHTHFVERTWTQAAAWHRRAQELLDGLIARGRLAPDHPDLADTLRRHAASLAKQGEHQAARPLYRRAFESLVKHHGEYHPATLRALMSVAHSQRRTGDRPQARKTYDRVFELIAAIYGEDDHPDRAEALAQLGNLHRDLGEATMAVEKLTESLAMRQRIFGNDHPSAAAAHNDLALALRRLPGDDPDHLAQAAHHYQRCLEILQATHGRHHAGLMAPLRGLAHLRQASGDLAGAQQLFERALEVTVATYGPEHRFNVQTLLRLAYLDIESEQPASGEQRLRRALDLATASSETHPTLEAAVEFNLGLSLAAQQRWPEAEEWLLKALAAIAEDEQHEALEEIIAFYSDWGRPERAATYRDRLAALPRD
- a CDS encoding sialidase family protein, whose amino-acid sequence is MVAIAVTGCVADREDHQGRARWVGSRSDPGSSAEGEAFVRPALGQTPDVTADGFWSQQLWSVHDDWEPALAVAPAGSRVYQLTTRYGAAFGKPDPAVVFRSSADSAVVWGEDRLLESAPVTQNDPQLVAGPDGRLAAAWIEGFEPGVKVAISSDHGVTWSAPWTILRPGFPPAWSDKPILAASSDGRRVFVAFNASDSWVARSSDFGATFDLPRRTSDDGRYWFHNGGAVGPDGAIWFAAVDFSQDYLGPSHIRLISSRDGGDSWQSAVVDSSLQLPPCDWDPGCPFGFLGPTAAVAVDGAGRVVVAYSAVRQAGGPLRLFVRWRSGTGWSAPVEVGPTSGESFAHATFPALAAGPTPGDFRLVWQDAAAGTGFWNTRLRRSRDGGRTWGPAVRLSDRGDGAPYKDPRGYAFPYGDYLEIEVDAAGREHVVWGEGSGWQGPGNVWWTRRDGSLSLFLDGFESGDLTAWSATQSLGSAASRSR